The following proteins are co-located in the Corynebacterium kalinowskii genome:
- a CDS encoding DUF2231 domain-containing protein: MLSGLPMHPLIVHLTVVGIPVVALLVMYAALRPGWHVKHPWLVSIATLLATISAAITNSTGEELLVLKGASEHDPGIYGDHANKAKIVMISAAVMLVLMLVYHFLQVKKQIPALAIAVRGLTVLAAIAAIVGVVLAGHAGALLVWTQ, encoded by the coding sequence ATGCTTTCTGGACTTCCTATGCACCCACTCATCGTTCACCTCACCGTTGTCGGCATTCCCGTCGTCGCACTACTAGTCATGTACGCTGCGCTTCGACCTGGTTGGCACGTGAAGCACCCGTGGTTGGTGTCCATCGCAACACTACTGGCTACGATTTCCGCTGCCATTACCAATAGCACCGGCGAAGAATTGTTGGTGCTCAAGGGAGCATCCGAGCATGATCCTGGCATTTATGGGGACCACGCCAACAAGGCGAAGATCGTTATGATCAGTGCTGCTGTGATGCTGGTGCTCATGCTCGTGTACCACTTCTTGCAGGTGAAGAAGCAGATTCCGGCCCTCGCGATCGCGGTACGCGGGCTCACTGTCTTGGCAGCTATTGCTGCCATCGTGGGAGTCGTTCTGGCCGGACACGCAGGCGCACTGCTCGTCTGGACTCAGTAG